A single window of Leptolyngbya ohadii IS1 DNA harbors:
- a CDS encoding HlyD family secretion protein, which produces MSDTHTIQSTNIQSTSGRSTGTIAPQNPTSRPTERPTDRSTELPLVEAPAEPDVQAPADEVPAEKPRRPMKRSTKGILAAALGIGAIVSGTVGYRWWQFSSTHESTDNAAIAGHVYQVGSRIPGSVIQVPVEDNQEVQPGQLLVQLDPHDYQVKVQQAQAALNAAQRQAQAAQASISLAGQTTQGQTVEAQGNVSQAIAGISTAQATVAEAQAGVPAAQAELAQAQANLQKAQADFNRYQSLYESGAVSQQQLDSARATYQTAVAQRNAAQQGVAQAQAKLAQAQQGVTQAQAQLAASRGSLQRAQAGYVQTDVNRSQYEAANAAIAQAQATLADAQLQLSYTNITAPAEGRVGRKTVEVGQQVQSGQPMMAIVGDEMWITANFKETQVNKMHQGQAVEIKLDAFPGRTFTGHINSLSPASGSEFALLPPDNATGNFTKVVQRIPVKITFDADSIRGYEGQLSPGMSAEVTVATGE; this is translated from the coding sequence ATGAGTGACACCCACACCATCCAAAGCACAAATATCCAAAGCACAAGCGGACGCAGCACGGGCACTATTGCGCCTCAGAATCCCACCTCTCGCCCCACTGAACGTCCAACCGATCGTTCAACTGAACTGCCGCTGGTTGAAGCCCCTGCCGAGCCAGATGTTCAGGCTCCCGCCGATGAAGTGCCTGCGGAGAAGCCTCGCCGCCCCATGAAGCGCAGCACAAAGGGCATTCTGGCAGCCGCTCTGGGTATTGGCGCGATCGTTTCTGGGACAGTAGGCTACCGCTGGTGGCAGTTCTCTTCTACCCATGAAAGTACCGATAACGCGGCGATCGCGGGTCATGTGTATCAGGTGGGCAGCCGCATCCCCGGTAGCGTAATTCAGGTTCCGGTCGAAGATAACCAGGAAGTGCAGCCCGGTCAGCTCCTCGTTCAGCTTGACCCCCACGACTATCAGGTGAAAGTGCAGCAGGCGCAGGCAGCGCTTAATGCGGCGCAGCGGCAGGCACAGGCAGCCCAGGCAAGCATTTCCCTCGCCGGACAAACCACCCAGGGACAAACGGTTGAAGCGCAGGGCAATGTGAGTCAGGCGATCGCAGGTATTTCGACTGCACAGGCAACTGTCGCAGAGGCACAGGCAGGCGTTCCCGCAGCGCAGGCAGAGTTAGCTCAGGCACAGGCAAATCTCCAGAAAGCGCAGGCAGACTTTAACCGCTACCAAAGCCTGTACGAAAGCGGTGCAGTCTCCCAGCAGCAGTTAGACTCCGCCCGTGCCACCTACCAGACCGCTGTAGCTCAACGGAATGCCGCGCAGCAAGGCGTTGCTCAGGCACAGGCGAAACTGGCTCAGGCGCAGCAGGGTGTCACTCAGGCACAGGCTCAGCTTGCCGCCAGTCGGGGGAGTCTCCAGCGGGCGCAGGCAGGCTATGTTCAAACTGATGTCAACCGCAGCCAGTACGAAGCCGCCAATGCCGCGATCGCTCAGGCACAGGCAACTCTCGCGGATGCTCAGCTTCAGTTGTCCTACACCAACATCACGGCTCCCGCTGAGGGTCGTGTGGGTCGCAAGACGGTCGAGGTGGGTCAGCAGGTGCAGTCCGGTCAGCCGATGATGGCGATCGTTGGTGACGAGATGTGGATCACGGCAAACTTTAAGGAAACCCAGGTAAACAAAATGCATCAGGGTCAGGCAGTGGAAATTAAGCTAGATGCGTTTCCTGGCAGAACGTTCACGGGACATATCAATAGCCTTTCTCCCGCTTCCGGTTCGGAGTTCGCCCTGCTGCCGCCCGACAACGCCACGGGCAACTTCACCAAGGTCGTGCAGCGGATTCCGGTCAAGATTACCTTCGATGCGGACAGCATTCGCGGCTACGAGGGACAACTTTCTCCCGGTATGTCTGCGGAAGTGACGGTTGCCACGGGGGAGTAA
- a CDS encoding MarR family winged helix-turn-helix transcriptional regulator — protein sequence MTQTPRWQEVKAPHGVGYRIKLISQLIGRKFQEKLEPYGLTPFHWLVLCCLWEQDGLATSDLGDRLCQVGGTITGVIDRMEERDLVKRQRDLNDRRVWRIWLTESGRNLEEVLIPLATEVRTQALQGLSDAEQQLFSEWLDVVIANLS from the coding sequence GTGACACAAACGCCTCGCTGGCAGGAAGTGAAAGCGCCCCACGGGGTGGGCTATCGGATCAAGCTGATCTCTCAGCTCATTGGTCGCAAATTTCAGGAAAAGCTAGAACCCTATGGCTTAACGCCCTTTCACTGGCTGGTGCTTTGCTGTCTCTGGGAGCAGGACGGTCTGGCAACCTCCGATCTGGGCGATCGCCTTTGTCAAGTTGGCGGCACGATTACGGGTGTGATCGATCGTATGGAAGAAAGGGATCTTGTGAAGCGCCAGCGTGATCTTAACGATCGGCGAGTCTGGCGGATCTGGCTCACGGAGTCGGGGCGGAATCTGGAGGAAGTGCTGATTCCTCTGGCAACCGAAGTTCGTACTCAGGCACTTCAGGGGCTTTCGGATGCAGAGCAGCAGCTATTCTCCGAGTGGCTAGATGTGGTGATCGCGAATTTGTCCTAA
- a CDS encoding DUF3155 domain-containing protein yields MARRRKRKSRRRLEGRRILELVPQYSIESGEDKPVTAARKFIQAEGIVPPALLLVKRNEHTTDRYFWAEKGLFGAQYVEENHFLFPSLRVLEEDGDNLPVGAVAH; encoded by the coding sequence TTGGCAAGAAGACGTAAGCGTAAGAGTCGCCGTCGCTTGGAAGGGCGGAGAATTCTCGAATTAGTGCCTCAGTATAGCATCGAAAGCGGTGAAGATAAGCCCGTTACTGCTGCTCGGAAGTTTATCCAGGCTGAAGGCATTGTGCCTCCTGCATTACTTCTGGTTAAGCGTAATGAGCATACCACCGATCGGTACTTCTGGGCGGAGAAGGGTCTTTTTGGTGCCCAGTACGTTGAAGAGAACCACTTCCTGTTTCCGAGCTTGCGGGTTCTGGAAGAGGATGGGGACAACCTTCCGGTTGGTGCTGTAGCTCACTAG
- a CDS encoding chorismate-binding protein — protein MTADIPSSDRFAQPPQVDRFSLTDHSLLLHDADRCQWLLFQQPIAIYTTQAIDRVLPLLQEVEQRVRDESLHAAGMVAYDAAPAFDPTLKAHPSEFPLIWFGLYAQPQGIELPLSQAALPSLNWQPSIDEAEYRSAIGQIKRRIHAGDTYQVNYTFRLRSDFAGDPFQFWLHLIRAQGAGYGAFLQLPDWSICSASPELFFTLNDQKLISRPMKGTIARGLWQERDRQQANELRQSEKNQAENLMIVDMVRNDMGQIAEVGSVSVPGLFDLEQYPTLWQMTSTVQGKTSASIAQIFQAMFPPASITGAPKARTMEIITELETTPRQLYTGTIGWMSPASSYLAEGTETNHSDDVHPLRPPNPPILGGTEPTQSSLLLQENLTFQSPSLVGDLGGCKDFSNSSDRRNSPVPTGIKAQFSVAIRTILIDRLTQTAEYGTGGGIVWDSADTAELQECYTKAQILTQSQPAFDLLETILWTPTNGYFLLDRHLERLQNSAQYFNYRIHRDEIRQALLDLSNRFAQPPQVDRLMAERSSSLQTESTQSGGEYRVRLTVSQSGQWNLTHQPWSPTAHTLKAQLCPFPVEINNPFLYHKTTNRSIYERAKQACPQAETVLLWNDRGEAMEFCIGNLVVEQNGQAFTPPIESGLLAGTYRAELLAAGKIQERVIPIAELVACDRIWLMNSVRKLVAVDLLGLR, from the coding sequence ATGACTGCCGATATACCCTCGTCCGACCGCTTCGCGCAGCCACCACAGGTGGATCGCTTCTCCCTTACTGATCATTCCTTGCTGCTGCACGATGCCGATCGCTGTCAATGGCTCTTGTTTCAGCAGCCGATCGCGATTTACACCACACAGGCGATCGATCGGGTACTTCCCCTGCTGCAAGAGGTCGAACAGCGCGTTAGAGATGAATCTCTTCATGCTGCCGGAATGGTGGCGTATGACGCCGCGCCTGCGTTTGATCCAACGCTAAAGGCTCACCCGTCGGAGTTCCCGCTGATTTGGTTTGGGCTGTATGCTCAGCCGCAGGGGATAGAACTGCCCCTCAGTCAGGCGGCTTTGCCCTCGCTCAACTGGCAACCGTCGATCGATGAAGCAGAATATCGATCGGCAATTGGGCAAATCAAGCGCCGAATTCATGCCGGAGATACCTATCAGGTCAACTATACGTTTCGGCTGCGATCGGACTTTGCGGGCGATCCGTTTCAGTTCTGGCTGCATCTGATTCGGGCACAGGGGGCGGGCTATGGAGCATTTTTGCAGTTGCCCGACTGGTCAATTTGCTCCGCGTCTCCTGAGCTATTTTTTACGCTGAATGATCAAAAGCTCATTTCCCGTCCCATGAAAGGCACGATCGCCCGTGGGCTGTGGCAGGAACGCGATCGACAGCAGGCAAACGAACTGCGCCAGTCGGAAAAAAATCAGGCGGAAAATCTGATGATCGTGGACATGGTTCGCAACGATATGGGACAGATCGCCGAAGTGGGTTCCGTCTCCGTTCCCGGACTGTTTGACCTGGAGCAATACCCTACCCTCTGGCAAATGACCAGCACTGTGCAGGGGAAGACATCTGCTTCGATCGCCCAAATTTTTCAGGCAATGTTTCCCCCTGCCTCGATTACGGGTGCGCCCAAAGCCCGCACGATGGAGATTATTACCGAACTGGAAACGACGCCTCGACAGCTCTATACGGGGACGATCGGGTGGATGAGTCCAGCTAGCTCATACCTTGCAGAAGGAACTGAAACAAATCATTCAGATGATGTTCACCCTTTGCGCCCCCCTAACCCCCCAATTCTGGGGGGAACCGAGCCGACGCAGTCCTCCCTTTTGTTACAAGAAAATTTAACGTTTCAAAGTCCCTCACTGGTGGGGGATTTAGGGGGCTGCAAAGACTTCAGCAACTCATCCGATCGCAGAAATTCACCTGTCCCAACCGGGATAAAAGCCCAATTCAGCGTCGCAATCCGTACTATCCTGATCGATCGCCTGACACAAACCGCAGAATACGGTACAGGGGGCGGCATTGTCTGGGACTCAGCAGATACGGCAGAACTGCAAGAGTGCTACACCAAAGCACAAATTCTCACCCAATCGCAGCCTGCCTTTGATCTGCTGGAAACGATCCTCTGGACGCCCACAAACGGTTACTTTCTGCTCGATCGCCATCTGGAACGGCTGCAAAATTCGGCGCAGTATTTCAATTACAGAATTCATCGAGATGAAATTCGACAGGCGTTACTCGACTTATCCAACCGCTTCGCGCAGCCACCACAGGTGGATCGTCTGATGGCAGAGCGATCGTCTTCCCTGCAAACGGAATCAACTCAATCCGGCGGAGAGTACCGAGTCCGGCTAACGGTTTCCCAAAGCGGACAATGGAACTTAACGCATCAGCCCTGGAGTCCGACGGCACACACCCTCAAAGCGCAGCTCTGCCCCTTTCCAGTGGAGATCAACAATCCCTTCCTGTATCACAAGACAACTAACCGATCGATCTATGAGCGGGCAAAACAAGCCTGTCCCCAGGCGGAAACGGTACTGCTGTGGAACGATCGCGGGGAAGCGATGGAATTCTGTATTGGTAATCTTGTCGTTGAGCAAAATGGGCAGGCATTCACACCGCCGATCGAGTCGGGGCTGCTAGCGGGAACCTATCGGGCAGAGCTACTCGCCGCAGGAAAAATTCAGGAGCGGGTGATTCCGATCGCGGAGTTGGTAGCGTGCGATCGAATCTGGCTAATGAACTCAGTGCGGAAATTGGTGGCAGTTGATCTGCTGGGCTTGCGGTGA
- a CDS encoding MFS transporter — protein sequence MTVSHALPALRSRNYRLFFAGQGISLIGTWMTQVATIWLVYHLTQSAFLLGVVGFASQIPTFVVTPFGGVVGDRWHRRSVLVVTQILSMIQSLALAVLTLTGTIQIWQIIVLALFQGAVNAVDAPTRQAFVSELVERREDLPNAIALNSSMFNSARLIGPAVAGGLIAVLGAGACFLIDGLSYIAVILALLAMRVKSRSLIQEPFSLRSTIAHLGEGYLYAYRFLPIRFILLLLALISFMGMQYMVLLPIFATDILKGDAATLGTLTAASGVGALTAGIYLSLRKSIVGLGKIIGFAPIAMGLGLIGFAFSTQLWLSALMMVLSGMGFLLQFASSNTLVQTLVEDDKRGRVMSLYIMSFFGMVPLGSLAGGVLAGWMGAPLTVAIDGVVCILGALLFLRQLPKIRRVVRPIYRSRGLLPEANS from the coding sequence ATGACGGTTTCCCACGCCCTACCTGCTCTCCGATCGCGGAACTATCGCCTCTTCTTTGCCGGACAGGGCATTTCCCTGATCGGAACCTGGATGACCCAGGTGGCGACTATCTGGCTGGTGTATCACCTGACCCAATCGGCGTTTCTGCTGGGGGTTGTGGGATTTGCTAGTCAAATTCCTACGTTTGTTGTCACCCCCTTTGGCGGCGTGGTGGGCGATCGCTGGCATCGTCGATCGGTGCTGGTGGTAACGCAGATCCTGTCCATGATTCAATCCCTGGCGCTGGCGGTTTTGACGCTAACGGGAACGATTCAAATCTGGCAAATTATTGTCCTGGCGCTGTTTCAGGGGGCGGTCAATGCGGTCGATGCCCCGACTCGTCAGGCGTTTGTGTCTGAACTGGTGGAACGGCGGGAAGATTTGCCCAATGCGATCGCCCTCAATTCCTCCATGTTTAACAGTGCCCGATTGATTGGTCCTGCGGTGGCGGGGGGCTTGATTGCGGTGTTGGGGGCAGGAGCCTGCTTTCTGATTGATGGACTGAGCTACATTGCGGTGATTCTGGCGCTGCTGGCAATGCGAGTGAAGTCGCGATCGCTAATCCAGGAACCCTTTTCTCTTCGCAGTACGATCGCTCATCTGGGAGAGGGCTATCTCTACGCCTATCGCTTTCTGCCGATTCGCTTCATTTTGCTGCTGCTGGCGCTGATTAGCTTTATGGGAATGCAGTACATGGTGCTGCTGCCGATTTTTGCCACCGATATTCTCAAAGGCGATGCCGCGACGCTGGGCACGTTAACCGCTGCTTCGGGAGTAGGGGCACTAACCGCCGGAATCTATCTCAGCCTGCGAAAGAGCATTGTGGGATTGGGCAAAATCATTGGCTTTGCGCCGATCGCGATGGGACTGGGCTTAATTGGATTTGCCTTCTCCACCCAACTCTGGCTCTCTGCGCTGATGATGGTTCTCAGCGGCATGGGTTTCCTCTTGCAATTTGCCTCCAGCAATACCCTCGTCCAGACCCTTGTAGAAGACGACAAACGGGGACGGGTAATGAGCCTGTATATCATGTCTTTCTTTGGCATGGTTCCCCTGGGAAGTCTGGCTGGTGGAGTTCTGGCGGGCTGGATGGGTGCGCCGCTGACGGTGGCGATCGATGGGGTGGTGTGTATTCTGGGGGCGCTGCTGTTTCTGCGCCAGTTGCCCAAAATTCGTCGGGTGGTGCGTCCCATTTATCGATCGCGGGGACTGCTGCCGGAAGCGAATTCCTGA
- a CDS encoding DHA2 family efflux MFS transporter permease subunit has translation MSRPSKRPASLKGNPSAGAIAAPAPSETVSFRTWVGVLGVILGAFMAVLDIQITNASLQDIQAALGATLEEGSWISTAYLVAEIVVIPLTGWLSGVFSTKRYMLTNAALFIVFSVACAWAWNLPSMIAFRALQGFTGGTLIPMAFTFILRNLPASKQPTGLALFAITATFAPSIGPTLGGWLTNNFSWHFIFYLNVIPGLLLLACVWYGVRMEPMQLGALRNGDWWGIIAMAIGLGSFQVVLEEGSRKDWFESAVIVRLSIVAAIFLTAFFWIELTRRRPFIELRLLKARNFGLASIVNVALGIGLYGSIYILPLYLAQIQQYNAQQIGEVIMWAGLPQLAIVPLVPQIMKRIDMRVLIGVGVSLFAVSCLMNSNLTHDTGIDQLRGSQLIRALGQPLIMVPLSSIATAGLAPHLAGSASGLFNMMRNLGGSFGIAVLATLLNNRQKFHSNRLGESISVFDPETQQRLDQLQQIFASRGADWETARNQAIAAIDSIVRRESYVMAFNDCFYFIAMALFLSGIAVLFFRKVKPTGGAAVH, from the coding sequence ATGAGCCGCCCTTCTAAACGTCCTGCTTCCCTCAAAGGCAATCCCTCTGCCGGGGCGATCGCTGCTCCTGCGCCCTCGGAAACCGTTTCGTTCCGGACATGGGTTGGGGTATTGGGGGTGATTCTGGGTGCGTTTATGGCGGTGCTGGATATCCAGATCACCAACGCTTCCCTTCAGGATATTCAGGCGGCGCTGGGCGCAACCCTGGAGGAAGGCTCCTGGATTTCTACGGCGTATCTGGTCGCGGAAATTGTCGTAATTCCGCTGACGGGCTGGCTGTCCGGGGTGTTCTCAACGAAGCGCTATATGCTCACCAATGCGGCGCTGTTTATCGTGTTTTCGGTGGCTTGTGCCTGGGCGTGGAATCTCCCGTCGATGATTGCCTTTCGTGCCCTGCAAGGCTTTACGGGCGGGACGCTGATTCCGATGGCGTTTACCTTTATCCTGCGAAACCTGCCTGCCTCCAAACAGCCGACTGGGTTAGCCCTATTTGCCATTACTGCCACCTTTGCTCCGTCGATCGGTCCTACGCTGGGCGGCTGGCTTACCAATAACTTTAGCTGGCACTTCATTTTTTACCTCAATGTGATTCCCGGTCTGCTCCTGCTGGCTTGCGTCTGGTACGGGGTGCGAATGGAACCGATGCAGCTAGGGGCACTGCGGAATGGGGATTGGTGGGGCATTATCGCAATGGCGATCGGCTTAGGCTCGTTTCAGGTGGTGCTGGAGGAGGGCAGCCGTAAGGATTGGTTTGAGTCGGCGGTGATTGTGCGCCTCAGTATTGTTGCCGCGATTTTTCTAACCGCATTCTTCTGGATTGAGCTAACCCGTCGGCGTCCGTTTATTGAACTGCGATTGCTGAAGGCGCGAAATTTTGGTTTAGCCAGCATTGTGAATGTGGCGCTGGGCATCGGGCTGTACGGCTCAATTTACATTCTGCCGCTCTACCTGGCACAGATTCAGCAATACAACGCCCAGCAGATCGGGGAAGTGATTATGTGGGCAGGCTTGCCGCAGCTGGCGATCGTGCCCCTGGTTCCACAAATCATGAAGCGGATTGATATGCGGGTGCTGATTGGCGTCGGGGTCAGTCTATTTGCCGTGAGCTGTTTGATGAATTCTAACCTGACCCACGATACAGGTATCGATCAGCTGCGCGGATCACAGCTCATCCGGGCTTTGGGACAGCCGCTCATCATGGTTCCCCTCTCGTCGATCGCCACGGCAGGATTGGCTCCTCACCTGGCAGGATCAGCCTCTGGTTTGTTTAACATGATGCGAAACCTGGGTGGCTCGTTTGGCATTGCGGTACTGGCAACCTTGCTCAACAATCGGCAGAAGTTCCACTCGAATCGGCTGGGCGAAAGTATCTCTGTCTTTGATCCGGAAACCCAGCAGCGGCTTGATCAGCTTCAGCAGATTTTTGCCAGTCGCGGGGCAGATTGGGAGACCGCTCGAAATCAGGCGATCGCTGCAATTGATTCGATCGTCCGTCGCGAATCCTACGTGATGGCGTTTAACGACTGCTTTTACTTCATTGCCATGGCGCTATTTTTGAGCGGTATCGCTGTTCTGTTTTTCAGGAAAGTCAAGCCAACGGGCGGCGCAGCAGTGCATTAA
- a CDS encoding pentapeptide repeat-containing protein yields the protein MGLAIVCLLILPVTVSMTVGIQSAIAVTLPNPTTETLVRSPLTLELLQERLKTPTQTEGTRLIDLRRLEIDLRPENAAFRDQFYRLIQTQLQRSSLPLGLDLSYSLVRGELKMSDLGIRTPLYGQTLPPFFTEREQAQLNRDRRRLSQVNQLSQSLLLQTQVPPLQITVLRGSLNLAQTQFEGFVNFTNTFFLGRVSAQGARFQEVDWSEARFSQPVTLSNAIFQRDARFRSILWFDRLRANQIQFQGSVTFQSSEFQASGSFHQSAFQQNANFTRTQWQQNADFAQTRWQNNVFFDRSKFSQSLFLTESSFEKLLSFRQAQFDRSVNLRGVSIAYQADFGDVRFAPGVHLNVPELQFDPRRASILGNPGQIGRVLSVPALQGNETLLRNLVQNFRQMQQISDANQIEYTTQKLRSRQIWQRIVGTDLNTASVSELQQVGFSAKQAESILQARSQTPFRGTNDILRLETVDLATYVKVRDRISVGRSASATGWLGDGLKWLGLSLLLLLTRYGTSFWLIFGVGIVSIAYFGLMFWLIDRVRRRYPKPILPDSIEVGWIFSGFSGITIAGITAIFRSAEQPLLTLSCLGLLILPVPIALVALIYWRGRYHDLMEVSYLVEDATLRQLRFLIGRLPVIPGYPMFRERYMPILWERRWGWLNYFDFSLNNLLRFGFNDVRLRDQHVPGLITALAWYQWVLGLLYLALLLWTLSRTIPGLNLLIYFK from the coding sequence TTGGGACTGGCGATTGTCTGTTTGCTCATCCTTCCAGTCACCGTTTCAATGACGGTCGGCATCCAGTCTGCGATCGCCGTCACGCTCCCCAATCCCACGACGGAAACCCTGGTTCGCAGTCCCCTGACGCTGGAGCTTTTGCAGGAGCGACTCAAAACGCCCACTCAAACTGAGGGAACCCGCCTGATCGACCTGCGGCGTCTGGAAATTGACCTGCGCCCCGAAAATGCCGCCTTTCGCGATCAGTTCTATCGCCTGATTCAGACCCAGCTTCAGCGATCGAGCCTTCCCCTCGGACTGGATCTCAGCTATTCCCTGGTGCGGGGCGAACTGAAGATGAGCGATCTGGGCATTCGCACTCCCCTCTACGGGCAAACCCTGCCGCCGTTTTTCACCGAACGAGAACAGGCGCAGTTGAATCGCGATCGCCGCCGCTTGTCCCAGGTGAACCAGTTGTCCCAATCCCTGCTGCTGCAAACCCAGGTGCCGCCCCTGCAAATCACCGTCCTGCGAGGTTCGCTCAATCTGGCGCAGACGCAGTTCGAGGGCTTTGTCAACTTTACGAATACCTTCTTTCTCGGTCGGGTCAGTGCCCAGGGAGCCAGATTTCAGGAGGTGGACTGGTCAGAGGCGCGGTTCAGCCAGCCCGTTACCCTCAGCAACGCCATCTTTCAACGGGATGCCCGATTTCGCAGCATTCTCTGGTTCGATCGCCTGCGGGCAAATCAGATTCAGTTTCAGGGCAGCGTCACCTTCCAGAGCAGCGAGTTTCAGGCATCCGGCAGCTTTCACCAGTCAGCCTTTCAGCAAAACGCAAACTTTACCCGCACCCAGTGGCAGCAAAACGCCGATTTTGCCCAAACCCGCTGGCAGAATAACGTTTTCTTCGATCGCAGCAAATTTTCCCAGTCTCTTTTTCTGACGGAATCCTCGTTTGAAAAACTCCTGAGCTTCCGGCAGGCACAGTTCGATCGATCGGTGAATCTGCGCGGGGTGAGCATTGCCTATCAGGCGGACTTTGGCGATGTCAGATTTGCCCCCGGTGTCCATCTCAACGTGCCTGAGCTTCAGTTTGATCCGCGCCGCGCCTCGATTCTGGGCAATCCGGGGCAAATTGGGCGAGTGCTGTCTGTCCCCGCTCTGCAAGGCAACGAAACCCTGCTGCGAAACCTGGTGCAAAACTTCCGCCAGATGCAGCAAATCAGCGATGCCAACCAGATCGAATACACCACACAAAAGCTCCGATCGCGTCAGATCTGGCAGCGGATTGTGGGAACGGACTTAAATACCGCCAGTGTCAGCGAGCTTCAGCAGGTCGGCTTTTCGGCAAAGCAGGCAGAATCAATCTTGCAGGCACGCAGCCAAACCCCCTTCCGTGGCACCAACGATATCCTGCGGCTGGAGACGGTCGATCTGGCGACCTATGTCAAAGTGCGCGATCGCATTAGCGTTGGTCGGTCTGCCTCGGCGACGGGATGGCTGGGGGACGGGTTAAAGTGGCTGGGGCTGAGTTTGCTGCTGCTGCTGACCCGCTACGGCACAAGTTTCTGGCTAATTTTCGGGGTAGGCATTGTCTCTATCGCCTATTTCGGACTAATGTTCTGGCTAATCGATCGCGTCCGTCGTCGCTACCCCAAACCCATCCTGCCAGATTCGATCGAGGTGGGCTGGATTTTCAGTGGGTTTAGCGGCATTACGATCGCCGGAATCACCGCCATTTTTCGCAGCGCCGAACAGCCCCTCCTGACCCTCTCCTGCCTGGGACTGCTGATTCTACCTGTACCGATCGCCCTCGTCGCATTAATCTACTGGCGGGGACGCTACCACGATCTGATGGAGGTCAGCTATCTGGTGGAAGATGCCACCCTGCGCCAGTTGCGCTTCCTCATCGGCAGACTGCCCGTGATTCCCGGCTACCCCATGTTTCGCGAGCGCTATATGCCCATTCTCTGGGAGCGGCGCTGGGGCTGGCTCAACTATTTCGATTTCAGCTTGAATAACTTGCTGCGGTTTGGCTTCAACGACGTGCGGCTGCGCGATCAGCATGTTCCCGGTTTGATCACAGCTCTTGCCTGGTATCAGTGGGTGCTGGGGTTGCTCTACCTGGCACTGCTGCTCTGGACGCTCTCCCGCACCATTCCTGGACTCAATCTGCTGATCTACTTTAAGTAG
- a CDS encoding cytochrome b/b6 domain-containing protein, which translates to MKPTHPYQPLLLRLLHGLTGIFVLGAIFTAYWTYETYDKRWGGIGLPKFPAIEGIHGTFGLWALLLFPAFAIYALRRGQKRLLQPNSLSQLSQPNTPIGWYTLHRGANTLSLLSLTFALFSGKMMGSTWLPNGELNHTWYYIHLVSWVVMVLTLGIHLLMSAKVGGMPLLLSIWQWRSRPEESPKRWGNSIQKWWHDVRAGNRSSLLLVNRAILYRVLEAGILLSLILAWIIPIFKGD; encoded by the coding sequence ATGAAACCCACCCACCCCTACCAGCCTCTCCTGCTGCGCCTGCTCCACGGGCTGACCGGAATTTTTGTCCTAGGGGCGATCTTTACGGCGTACTGGACTTATGAAACCTACGACAAACGCTGGGGTGGAATTGGACTACCAAAATTTCCAGCAATCGAGGGGATTCACGGCACCTTTGGCTTGTGGGCGCTATTGCTGTTTCCAGCGTTTGCAATTTATGCCCTGCGTCGCGGACAAAAACGGCTGCTCCAGCCCAATTCTCTGAGTCAGCTGAGCCAGCCTAATACGCCGATCGGGTGGTACACCCTGCATCGGGGCGCAAACACGCTTTCCCTGCTCTCCCTGACCTTTGCGCTGTTTTCCGGCAAAATGATGGGATCAACCTGGTTGCCCAACGGCGAACTCAACCACACCTGGTATTACATTCATCTCGTTTCCTGGGTGGTGATGGTACTGACCCTGGGAATCCATCTTTTGATGAGCGCAAAGGTCGGCGGAATGCCGCTGCTGCTGTCGATCTGGCAATGGCGATCGCGTCCAGAGGAAAGCCCAAAGCGGTGGGGAAACTCGATTCAAAAGTGGTGGCATGACGTGAGAGCAGGCAATCGCAGCAGTTTGCTTTTAGTGAACCGAGCGATCCTTTATCGCGTTCTGGAAGCAGGTATTTTGCTGAGCCTGATTCTTGCCTGGATTATTCCTATTTTTAAGGGTGATTAG